The Achromobacter deleyi region TGTGGATGCGCCCTTCGAAATTCCGGTTGCCCGACAGCACCGCGGCCGCCACCAGGCCGCCTTCGGTGATGGCGTCGGCCACTTCGGAGTCCAGCGGGCCTGATTTGCCGCCGCAGGTCGTGCAGCCGTAGCCGATCACGTGAAAGCCCTGCGCCTGCAGGGCCGTCAGGAGGCCGGCGGACTCCAGGTAGCGGGTCACGGCGCGCGAGCCCGGCGCCAGCGAACGCTTGACCCAGGCAGGCGGCATCAGGCCGCGCGCCAGCGCCTTCTGCGCGATCAGGCCGGCGGCCATCATGACGCTGGGGTTGGACGTGTTGGTGCAGGAAGTAATGGCGGCCAGCGCCACGGAGCCATGGCCGACGGCGTCGCGGCCGGGCGGGTGCGCTGCGGCGGCGGCCGTGGCCACATCGAATCCGCCTTCCGACAGCGGGGCGCTCAGGCGGCGACGGAAGTCGGCGGCCACATCGGTGGCGTCCATGCGGTCTTGCGGGCGGCGCGGGCCGGCGACGCTGGGACGCGCCGCCGACAGGTCGATATCGATCACGCGGCTATAGTCGGGCGCGGCCTGCCCGGCATCGCGCCACAGCAGGTTGACGCGCGCATAGGCTTCGATCAGCGCCAGTTGCTCATCGTCGCGGCCGGTCATGCGGGCGTAGTCCAGCGTGCGCGCGTCGATCGGGAAAAAGCCGCAGGTGGCGCCGTATTCGGGCGCCATGTTGGCGATGGTGGCGCGCTCCGGCACGCCGAGGGCCGCCACCGCCGGTCCGAAGAACTCGACCATGCTGCCCACCACGCCCGCGGCGCGCAGCTGCTGCGTGACCAGCAGCGCGGCGTCGGTGGTGAGGGCGGGCGCCTCGATGGCGCCGTGCAGCCGCACGCCGACGACCTCGGGTATGGGAAAGGTATAGGCATGGCCCAGCAGCGCCGCTTCGGCGTCGATGCCGCCCACGCCCCAGCCCAGCACGCCGAGCGCGTTGACCATGGGCGTATGGGAATCGCCGCCGATCACGAAATCGGGGTAGGCCCAGTCGCCGTCCGGCCGGGGCTGCCGGACAACGATCGGCGCCAGGTATTCCAGATTGACCTGATGGATGATCCCGATGCCTGGCGTGATGACGCGCAATCCCTTGTAGGCCTGCTGCGCCCACTTCAGGAACCGGTAGCGCTCGTCGTTGCGTTCGAACTCGCGGCGCAGGTTGCGCTGCACGGCCCCCGTGTCGCCCCAATAATCGACCTGCAGGGAATGGTCCACGATCAGGTCCACGGGAATCCGCGTGTCGACCTGCGCGGCGTCGCCGCCCGCCTGGGCCACGGCGTCGCGCAAGGCGGCCAGGTCCTGCAGCACCGGCAGGCCGCTGGAATCGGGCAGGATCACCCGCGCCACGTGCAAGGGCAGATCCGCCCCGGGGTGCCGCCGCCAGTCCCACAGCCGGCCGATTTCCTCTTCGGAAACGGCGGCGCCCCAGGCGCGGTGCCGCAGGAGGTTCTCCAGCAGCACTCGGATGACATAGGGATACGCCTGGATGTCGCGGCCTTCGGCCCGGGCGGCGGCGGACAGGTCCGCGTAGCGCAGCGCTGTGCCGCGACAGGGGAAAGACTGGATCATGGCAGCGGTAATCGGGAGAATCTCAACTGGGGCAATGTTACGGCCTTCAAAACAATAGTGTCAACACTATTGGCGATTTGACGAATCGGCGTTCATCCATCACATACAGTTTCTACTTCGTTCTATCAAGTGTAGATAGATGGTTGGTCGTTTCATCCTAGGGATAACCCTGGAATAATGCAGGTAAAATGCTGAAATACCGACTGATGACACAGCGATCAGGCCGCTGAATGACAACAGAGTCATCTCCAAAAGAGTTGACACTTTAAAGATCCATTTGATAGGCTGTTAACACTATGAGCATTTCGACGCCCTCCATCGCCACCAAGGAAGACGCCTCCGGCCCGCTGGCCGACGTGGTGTTCGACCAGGTGCTGGACGCGATCTACCAAGGCCGGCTTGCGCCGGGCAGCGTCATCAATGAAGTCGCGCTGGCACAGGAGTTCGGCGTCAGCCGTGGTCCGGTGCGCGAGGCCGTGCGCCGCTTGCAAGGCATTCAACTGGTCACGCGCGAGCCTTACATCAAGGCGCGCGTGGTGACGCTGTCGGCGGAGTCCGCGCTGGAACTCTTTCAGATGCGCATGGCGCTGGAAGGCGTGGCCTGCAACCTGGCCACCCGCCGCATGCGCGACGAAGAGATCGCGCAACTGCTGGTCGAACTGGAGCAGGACCGCCAGCGCCGCCTGGAGGCCGCCAATGGCGGCGCGCCGGCCCCTCGCGTTTTCGACTTCCACGAGCGCATCGTGCTGGCCAGCGGCAACACCCGCATCATCAACGCCCTGTGCGGCGACCTTTATCACCTGCTGCGCGTCTACCGCCGGCACTCCGGCACCGTGCTGGAACGCAAGGACGACGCCTACGCCGAGCACTGGCAGATCCTGCGCGCCATCCGCGCGCGCGACGCCGAGCTGGCGGAGTCGCTCATGCGCTCGCACATCGAACGCGCGGCGCAACACCTGTTTGAACACCTGGCGGAAGGGGCGTCCGGCATCGCCGGGCACCCCGTCTCGGCCGCATAACGCCCTTTGGAGCAGCACGACATGAACAACCCGCGCAACCAGTTTCGGCAATTGCTGAAGAACGAACCCTTCATCGTGTCCCCCGGTGTCTACGATGGATACAGCATCCGCCTGGTTGAAGCCGCCGGTTTCAAGACCGCCTGCACCAGCGGCGCGGCCGTGTCGAACGCGCTGCTGGGCATCGCCGATATCGGCGTGATGGGCCTGGCCGAAAACGTGACCCACTGCCGCCACCTGGCCAGGTCCGTCTCCATCCCGCTCACGGCCGACGCGGACACCGGCTACGGCAATCCGGTAAATGTCTATCACACCGTCCAGATGTTCGAGGAAGCCGGCGTCGCCGGCATCAACCTGGAAGACCAGGTCAGTCCCAAGCGCTGCGGCCACATGCCAGGCAAGGATGTGATCAGCGAGGCCGAGATGGTCAAGAAGATCGAGGCGGCCTGCCTGGCGCGGCGCGACGACGACTTCGTCATCATCGCCCGCACCGACTCCCTTGCCATTGAAGGCATTGAAGGCGCGGTCAAGCGCGCCCGCGCGTACGCACGGGCAGGCGCGGACATGCTGTTTCCGGACGCCGTGCGCACGGAGGACGATATCAAGCGCCTGGTGGACGCCGCGGGCATCCCCGTCAGCATCAATATGGGATTCGGCATCCGCAACCGTCCCACCACGCCGCTGATTCCGCTGCCGCGCCTGAAGGAAATCGGCGTCAAGCGCATCAGTCTGCCGCGCATGCTGCCCGCTGCCGCCATTTATGGCATGCGTCAGGCGCTGCAAGTCATGCAGGGCGTGATCGCCAGTGGCGTACCGGCGGACCGTCCTGACCTCCTGGTTGGCATCGAAGACATCATGCAACTGATGGGCTACGAGCAGATGCGCGAAATGGAAAAGCGCCTGACGACGCTGGACGCCTGAGTACCGCCATGATCGAGCGTAACGCGTCGGCGCATTGCGTCCTGACAGGCGCGGCCTCCGGCATCGGCCTGGCGTTGGCCGAGCGCTTGCTGTCGGCCGGCTGGCGGGTGACGGGCGTGGATATCGCGCCCGCCGCCGTCAAGAACAGCGGGCAGTACCGCCACCTGGTTTGCGACCTGGCCGACGCCGGCGCCGTGCAGGCCTTGTGCGCGGACCTGGCCGGCTGCGGCCCGACCGCGCTGGTGCATTGCGCGGGCCTGGTGCGCACGGGCGGGGCGCAGGACACGCGGCCGGAAGACGCGGATTTGCTCTGGCGGCTGCACGGCGCGGCCCCCATGGCGCTGGTTCGGGCATTGGCGCCCCAACTGCCCGATGGCCGTGGCCGCATCGTGCTGGTGTCCAGCCGCGCCGTGCTGGGCCGCGCGCACCGCCTGGCCTACGCCGCCACGAAATCCGCGCAAATCGGCCTGGCGCGCAGTCTTGCCGCTGAACTCATCGGCCGGGGAATTACTGTCAATGTCATCGCGCCGGGCGCGGTCGACACGCCCATGCTGAATGATCCGAAGCGCGGCGCCGCGGCGCAGGTGGATCTGCCGCTGGGCCGCCTGATCGAGGCGGGCGAGGTCGCCGCGGCCATCGCCTTCTTCCTGGGCGAAGAGGCGGGAGCCATCACGGGGCAGACGCTTTACGTGTGTGGCGGAGCCTCATTGGGAGCGATGGCGCTATGACGACGGCGGACGCGCCCGTGCTGGACGGGAAGATTGTGATCGTGACCGGCGCCGCCGGCGGGCTGGGCCAGGCAATCGCCGCGCACTGTCTGCTTGCGGGCGCGCGAGTGGCCTTGCTGGATCGGGATGCCGGCATGCTGGCGCAATGCCGCCGGGCGCTGTCCGCCGAAGAATCCCGCATCCTGGCCCTTAGTTGCGACGTGACCGACGCCGGCGCCACCCGGGCCGCCGTGGAGCAGGTGGCCGCGCATTGGGGCGAGATCTACGCGTTGGTGAACAACGCCGCCGTGGTCACGCCGGGCGCCAAGGTCGCCGACCTGGCGCCCGAGCAATGGCGCCAGGCCCTGGATGTGAACCTGACCGGTGCCTGGCTGATGAGCAAATGGGCCATCCCGCACATGGTGCGCGCAGGCGGCGGCGTGGTGCTCAATATCGCGTCGCAGTTGGGCAGCGTGGCGGCTCCGGGCCGCGGCGCTTACGGCGCCAGCAAGGCGGGTCTGATCGCGCTGGCCCGCGCCATCGCCGTGGACCACGCAAGGGACGGAATCCGCGGCTTGAGCCTGTCTCCCGGCGCGGTGTTGACCAGCCGGCTGGTTGATCGCTACGGCAGCGCGCAGGCTGCCTGCGACGCGCTGGCCGCCAAATATCCGGCCGGGCGTCTCGGCACCGCCGAGGAAGTCGCGCGGACGGCAGTTTTCCTGATCAGCGAGGCCGCCTCGTTCATCACGGGCACGGACATTCGTGCCGACGGCGGATACACCGCGCAGTAGCGCGGCCGCTGTTTCTTCACGCAGTGCTTACACCACATAACAAGGGGCTTGAAACATGACGTACTCGACTACCTCCGCATCCAACGGGCGCATGCCGCGCCGCAAAGTTCTCAGCGTGCTGGCTATCCTTGCCGGCGCTGCCGGACTGGTTGCCGCGCCGGCCTTTGCGCAGGGCACCGACAACTTCCCCACTCGCGCCGTCACCATCGTGGTGCCGTTCCCGGCCGGTGGCGCCACCGACATCACCGCGCGCCTGGTGGCGGAAGGGCTGTCCAAGAAATGGGGCCAGGCGGTCGTCGTCGAGAACAAGCCGGGCGCGGGCGGCAACGTCGGTTCGGAATATGTGGCGCGCGCCGCGCCCGATGGCTACACCCTGGTGCTGGGGGTGACGGGCTCGCACGGCATCAACACCTCGCTCTACAAGAACATGCGCTATGACCCGGTCAAGGATTTCGAGGCCGTCACGCAAGCCACGCTCTATCCCAACGCCATCGTCGTCAACAATGACGTGCCGGCCAGCAATCTGCAGGAACTCATCGCGCTGCTGAAGAAGCCCGATGCGCACTACTCGTATGGTTCCGACGGCAACGGCACCGCTTCCCACCTGGGCATGGAGCTGATCAAGAACCAGGGCAAGTTCGAGCTTGCGCATATTCCGTACCGCGGCAGTTCGCCGATGGTGACCGACCTGCTGGGCGGCCAGATCCAGGTAGGCATCACGGGCCTGCCCGCCGTGCAAGCCTATGCGAAGAGCGGCAAGCTGAAGATCGTCGCGCTGACCACGGCGGATCGCTTTGCCAGCGCGCCCGACTACGCCACGGTGGCCGAACAGGGCTTCACCGGCTACGCGGCGCCGCCCTGGTCCGGCTTCTTCGCGCCCAAGGGCACGCCCAAGCCGCTGGTGGACAAGATCTCGGCGGACATGCGTGAAGTCATGGCCGACCCGAAGGCGAAAGAAAAGATGATCGCCGCCGGCAGCGAGTTCACGCCCTCGACGCCTGAGCAGTTCCAGGCCTTCGTGCAGAAGGAAATCGCGAAGTGGGCCGAGGCCGTGAAGATCTCCGGCGCCCGCATCGACTAAGCGGCAGCGCCGCGCCAGCCCCGCGAGCGCGGGGCTGGCGCTATCCGGCTGCAGGTTCAGCCGGATAGCGCGGACAAGAATTTCGCCGCTGAAGCCGAAGCGAAAATATCGCTGAAGAGCGCTTGACCTTCCCACTCTGTCACACCCCATATTGGGC contains the following coding sequences:
- the acnA gene encoding aconitate hydratase AcnA; translation: MIQSFPCRGTALRYADLSAAARAEGRDIQAYPYVIRVLLENLLRHRAWGAAVSEEEIGRLWDWRRHPGADLPLHVARVILPDSSGLPVLQDLAALRDAVAQAGGDAAQVDTRIPVDLIVDHSLQVDYWGDTGAVQRNLRREFERNDERYRFLKWAQQAYKGLRVITPGIGIIHQVNLEYLAPIVVRQPRPDGDWAYPDFVIGGDSHTPMVNALGVLGWGVGGIDAEAALLGHAYTFPIPEVVGVRLHGAIEAPALTTDAALLVTQQLRAAGVVGSMVEFFGPAVAALGVPERATIANMAPEYGATCGFFPIDARTLDYARMTGRDDEQLALIEAYARVNLLWRDAGQAAPDYSRVIDIDLSAARPSVAGPRRPQDRMDATDVAADFRRRLSAPLSEGGFDVATAAAAAHPPGRDAVGHGSVALAAITSCTNTSNPSVMMAAGLIAQKALARGLMPPAWVKRSLAPGSRAVTRYLESAGLLTALQAQGFHVIGYGCTTCGGKSGPLDSEVADAITEGGLVAAAVLSGNRNFEGRIHKLLRANYIGSPAMVVLYALAGRIDVDFEHEPLGPGTDGAPVYLRDVWPSQEEIAALLPLASDPALFAEVYDPANLDSAIWRDLPAPAGLHFPWDPDSQYLVEPPFFKAEPGRDALADLAAGLARGRVLAAFGDSLTTDHISPSGEIPADTPAGLYLIDKGVAPRDFNTYVARRCNHHVMTRATFANIRIKNALVPGVEGGVTRHYPSGQFMPVVEAAAAYRDAGEACVILGGKDYGMGSSRDWAAKGSALLGVRAVIAESFERIHRANLVGMGVLPLAFAPGQGWRQLGLTGAETLRFENVADGVLKGEPIDVIAEDGERRIRFQTYAQVLTHAERKLMAEGGIPASVLNAFLTDTAAADTAHC
- a CDS encoding GntR family transcriptional regulator; its protein translation is MSISTPSIATKEDASGPLADVVFDQVLDAIYQGRLAPGSVINEVALAQEFGVSRGPVREAVRRLQGIQLVTREPYIKARVVTLSAESALELFQMRMALEGVACNLATRRMRDEEIAQLLVELEQDRQRRLEAANGGAPAPRVFDFHERIVLASGNTRIINALCGDLYHLLRVYRRHSGTVLERKDDAYAEHWQILRAIRARDAELAESLMRSHIERAAQHLFEHLAEGASGIAGHPVSAA
- a CDS encoding isocitrate lyase/PEP mutase family protein, which encodes MNNPRNQFRQLLKNEPFIVSPGVYDGYSIRLVEAAGFKTACTSGAAVSNALLGIADIGVMGLAENVTHCRHLARSVSIPLTADADTGYGNPVNVYHTVQMFEEAGVAGINLEDQVSPKRCGHMPGKDVISEAEMVKKIEAACLARRDDDFVIIARTDSLAIEGIEGAVKRARAYARAGADMLFPDAVRTEDDIKRLVDAAGIPVSINMGFGIRNRPTTPLIPLPRLKEIGVKRISLPRMLPAAAIYGMRQALQVMQGVIASGVPADRPDLLVGIEDIMQLMGYEQMREMEKRLTTLDA
- a CDS encoding SDR family NAD(P)-dependent oxidoreductase, whose product is MIERNASAHCVLTGAASGIGLALAERLLSAGWRVTGVDIAPAAVKNSGQYRHLVCDLADAGAVQALCADLAGCGPTALVHCAGLVRTGGAQDTRPEDADLLWRLHGAAPMALVRALAPQLPDGRGRIVLVSSRAVLGRAHRLAYAATKSAQIGLARSLAAELIGRGITVNVIAPGAVDTPMLNDPKRGAAAQVDLPLGRLIEAGEVAAAIAFFLGEEAGAITGQTLYVCGGASLGAMAL
- a CDS encoding SDR family NAD(P)-dependent oxidoreductase translates to MTTADAPVLDGKIVIVTGAAGGLGQAIAAHCLLAGARVALLDRDAGMLAQCRRALSAEESRILALSCDVTDAGATRAAVEQVAAHWGEIYALVNNAAVVTPGAKVADLAPEQWRQALDVNLTGAWLMSKWAIPHMVRAGGGVVLNIASQLGSVAAPGRGAYGASKAGLIALARAIAVDHARDGIRGLSLSPGAVLTSRLVDRYGSAQAACDALAAKYPAGRLGTAEEVARTAVFLISEAASFITGTDIRADGGYTAQ
- a CDS encoding Bug family tripartite tricarboxylate transporter substrate binding protein, with the protein product MTYSTTSASNGRMPRRKVLSVLAILAGAAGLVAAPAFAQGTDNFPTRAVTIVVPFPAGGATDITARLVAEGLSKKWGQAVVVENKPGAGGNVGSEYVARAAPDGYTLVLGVTGSHGINTSLYKNMRYDPVKDFEAVTQATLYPNAIVVNNDVPASNLQELIALLKKPDAHYSYGSDGNGTASHLGMELIKNQGKFELAHIPYRGSSPMVTDLLGGQIQVGITGLPAVQAYAKSGKLKIVALTTADRFASAPDYATVAEQGFTGYAAPPWSGFFAPKGTPKPLVDKISADMREVMADPKAKEKMIAAGSEFTPSTPEQFQAFVQKEIAKWAEAVKISGARID